The Bacillota bacterium LX-D genome includes a region encoding these proteins:
- the hemB gene encoding porphobilinogen synthase — translation MPEYPIYRPRRLRKTETLRNLVRETELQLKNLIYPVFVIGGKKVRNPIKSMPGVSQLSVDELLIEVREVVSLGIQSVILFGIPDVKDPLGKEAYSENGIVQQAIRALKKEFPHLLVITDVCLCEFTDHGHCGVVKNGQVINDESLDLLAKTALSHVQAGADMVAPSDMMDGRVKAIRQRLDEHGYKDIPIMAYSAKYASAYYGPFRDAAESTPQFGDRKSYQMDPANREEALREVELDIQEGADIIMVKPALAYLDIIRLVHDNFNYPLACYNVSGEYSMIKATAQQGWIDEKKVVLETLLGMRRAGASMIITYFAKDVARWLKEK, via the coding sequence ATGCCTGAATATCCTATTTATAGACCTAGAAGGTTACGTAAAACTGAAACATTACGCAACCTTGTACGGGAAACAGAGTTACAACTAAAAAATTTAATTTACCCAGTATTTGTTATTGGGGGGAAAAAAGTTAGGAATCCTATAAAATCTATGCCTGGCGTTAGCCAATTATCAGTCGATGAACTGTTAATAGAGGTTAGAGAAGTTGTAAGTTTAGGAATCCAGTCAGTTATTTTATTTGGTATTCCTGACGTGAAAGACCCTTTGGGCAAAGAAGCATATTCAGAGAATGGAATTGTGCAACAGGCAATTAGAGCATTAAAAAAAGAATTTCCCCACTTACTAGTTATTACTGATGTTTGCCTCTGCGAATTTACCGACCATGGCCATTGCGGTGTAGTTAAGAACGGGCAAGTAATTAATGACGAAAGCCTGGACCTTCTTGCTAAAACAGCTCTTTCCCATGTCCAAGCTGGGGCAGATATGGTTGCGCCATCAGATATGATGGACGGTAGAGTCAAAGCTATTCGACAACGTTTAGATGAGCACGGCTATAAGGATATTCCTATTATGGCCTATTCCGCAAAATATGCTTCAGCTTATTATGGCCCTTTCAGAGATGCTGCAGAATCTACTCCTCAATTTGGCGATCGTAAAAGTTATCAAATGGACCCTGCCAATCGGGAAGAAGCATTGCGGGAAGTTGAACTTGACATTCAAGAAGGTGCGGATATTATTATGGTCAAACCAGCTTTAGCCTATTTGGATATTATCAGGCTAGTTCATGATAATTTTAATTACCCTCTAGCTTGTTATAATGTAAGCGGAGAATATTCAATGATTAAAGCAACTGCACAACAAGGCTGGATTGATGAAAAAAAAGTTGTTCTAGAAACTTTACTTGGAATGCGTAGAGCAGGTGCAAGTATGATTATTACTTATTTTGCTAAGGATGTGGCACGCTGGCTTAAGGAAAAATAA
- the hemL gene encoding glutamate-1-semialdehyde 2,1-aminomutase, whose product MKLVKSQELFQKAQKLMPGGVNSPVRAFKSVGLNPPFIKKGLGSKIYDEDGNEYIDYVGSWGPLILGHSHPEVTTALQKCISKVGTSFGAPTELEVIMAELITKLMPSIEMVRMVNSGTEATMSALRLARGYTGRDKIIKFEGCYHGHADHLLIKAGSGALTFGVPTSPGIPANIANNTIVAPYNNIGALEEIFAKDGENIAGVIIEPVAGNMGCVPPQPGFLQDLRNLTTKYGALLIFDEVMTGFRVSLGGAQERYGITPDLTCLAKIIGGGLPVGAFGGKREIMEHISPAGPIYQAGTLSGNPLAMTAGITTLRLLALPGVYEELEEKAAKLEKGLREAATEADIEVTFNRVGAMSTTFFTNHAVVDFDTALTSNLTAFTAYFKSMLEQGIYLAPSQFEAGFISLAHSDEDIERTVEASVKAFKSALNSQ is encoded by the coding sequence ATGAAGTTAGTTAAATCTCAGGAATTATTTCAAAAAGCTCAGAAATTAATGCCTGGAGGAGTTAACAGCCCTGTACGAGCATTTAAATCTGTTGGATTAAATCCTCCTTTTATAAAAAAAGGTTTAGGATCTAAAATTTATGATGAGGATGGAAATGAATATATAGATTATGTTGGGTCTTGGGGGCCCTTAATTTTGGGTCATAGTCATCCCGAAGTTACTACCGCTCTACAGAAGTGCATTTCGAAAGTAGGAACGAGTTTTGGCGCTCCTACAGAACTAGAAGTTATAATGGCTGAGTTAATAACAAAACTTATGCCTTCCATAGAAATGGTTAGAATGGTTAACTCAGGAACTGAGGCAACAATGAGTGCTTTGCGCTTAGCGCGGGGATATACTGGTAGGGATAAAATTATTAAGTTCGAAGGCTGCTATCATGGACATGCAGACCATTTATTAATCAAGGCAGGTTCTGGTGCTTTAACCTTCGGTGTGCCAACTAGTCCAGGCATTCCAGCGAATATTGCAAATAACACAATTGTAGCACCCTATAATAATATTGGGGCATTAGAAGAAATTTTTGCTAAAGATGGGGAAAATATTGCAGGTGTTATTATTGAGCCTGTAGCAGGTAATATGGGCTGCGTTCCGCCTCAGCCTGGATTTTTACAAGACTTAAGGAATTTGACTACCAAATACGGTGCCTTATTGATTTTTGATGAAGTCATGACTGGTTTTAGAGTGAGCCTTGGTGGTGCTCAAGAACGGTATGGAATTACCCCTGATTTAACTTGCTTAGCTAAAATTATTGGTGGTGGCTTACCAGTAGGTGCTTTTGGCGGGAAGAGAGAAATTATGGAGCATATTTCCCCAGCTGGTCCCATCTATCAAGCTGGTACTCTATCTGGAAACCCTTTAGCTATGACAGCCGGTATTACTACGTTACGACTTTTGGCCCTCCCAGGAGTATATGAAGAATTGGAGGAGAAAGCAGCTAAGCTAGAAAAAGGGTTACGAGAAGCAGCAACTGAAGCAGATATAGAAGTAACATTTAACCGTGTAGGAGCAATGTCTACTACATTCTTCACTAACCATGCAGTAGTAGATTTTGACACAGCACTAACCTCTAACTTAACAGCTTTTACAGCGTACTTTAAATCAATGTTGGAGCAGGGCATTTATTTGGCTCCATCACAATTTGAGGCTGGATTTATTTCCTTAGCTCATAGTGATGAAGATATTGAGCGAACCGTTGAAGCTAGTGTAAAGGCCTTTAAATCTGCTTTAAATTCTCAATAA